In Trachemys scripta elegans isolate TJP31775 chromosome 10, CAS_Tse_1.0, whole genome shotgun sequence, the sequence AGGAGTCTGGGATTAGCAGTAGGCAGGGCCGTCTCCAGgtaccagcgaaggaagcaggttcctggggcggccaatagaaaggggcgtcactccgtccgttattggggcagcacgtctgggtcttcggtggcaatttggtggcgggtccttcactccatctcttcctcttcggcggctcaatcgggtttttctttttcttttctttttcttcaccgcttggggcggcaaaaaagctggagccagccctggcagtaAGGGCTGTCAGGGATCGCTAAATACCTGTTGTTAGCCAGCAGGACATGCCCCATCTGGGGCTTGGCTAGAGGAAGATCTTTGTCAATACTGTGGTATTAGTTCAGCACCCCTTCTTTGGCTGGGGGAGCAAAGGGGTGCTCACCCTCCTCTCTGGCTTGGGGCAGGTCAGGATGTCTCTTTCCTTACCAGCTGgctcctggaaggggcagggacgCCCTATTCCCCATCTCGCTCTGTCTCCTAGATCCTAGAAGACTACCTTCTGGCAGAAGATGCTCCTTTGCTGGAAGAAATGGCGGAGGAAGATGAGGAGATTGACCTGTACAATGAAATGACGTTTGGGTTAGGTAGGGCTTGGAGGCAGCAGGAGAGGATGAGCATCAGGGCACGGGGGGTGAGCAGACTTGGGAAAGAGAGGGCAATGGGGAACACAAAGATTGGGCAGCTGGGATGTGACTTGGGCTTGTTGGGAGGTGTTGATGGCTGGGGCTTGGGGGTATTACTTGCAGGAGCGATCCCACACCAGGGGAGTTGCTCTCTGGAGCAGGAACCTCAAAGGTCAATTTCCCAGCATCTAGCTCCCCCTGTTGGTCAGGGCAGCATCTCCCCCAGTTCAGACTGGGCACACCACAGGCAGTGGAGCTGCTGTGGAATCCCCCAGCTGCCTGCCCCTGACTGGAGCCCACCTTTCTTTCCTCCAAAGATCGAGACTCTATGGAAGAGGAAGTGGCAAAAGCCCTGGCTCCTCCAGTTAAAGGCCCCGAGCTGAGTCTTGTGGGCAAAAATGAGGCAGCGGCAATGGCAGAGGTAgcggtggaggaggaggatgagtaCAAGGCCACTGAGcagcctggcctgggggcagaaGAGGAGCAGCCCATGCTGGAGGAGatggaagaggcaggggaagaaaGTGAGGCAGAGCCTGGGGCTCAGCATGACGACTTTGCTGACATGGAGGAGGAGATAGGggtagatgaggaggaggaggaggaggaggaagaagaggaagaggaggaggaggaagaaggggaagaagaggagcagCATAACGAGGACAACGAGGAGCAGAATGATTTGGGAGACCCAGCAGTGATGAGAGCTGTGCACAGCAAGCCCACGCTGGAGGTGAGAAAGGCCGGGGGTGGTGGCTTCAGAAGGACATGTGGATTTAGTCCTTTCTCCATGAGTGTTTGGGGAGTGGTGCTGTCTCCTCCCAGCAATCTGGGCAGGGGGTCCCTCCCACCCACGCACAGCAGGATTCTCCCCATTAACTTTAGCAGCCCCTGGGAACTGGGAAGATACCagctgaggtgggggagggggtctgctgGGAGATGGCCATGTGCATTGCCCCTTCCTGTCACTGACCCCAGGGTCAGCCATTCTGGGATTGAGGACAGATCCTCCCCATGCTGGGAGCAagtgactcccccacactctccctGGGGCAagtccccttccttctcccccaggTCCAGAGGGAGGCAGGGAAGCTGAATTCCCCAGACCGTGGGGACTGAGTGCAATTCTTCTGTGCCCTGCAGAGCCTGGACTCAGCAGTTCTCGACAGCAGGATCGGCTCCACCTGGGGAGAATTCGAGGGCGATGACTTGGTAAGAGTGAGGTCACCttccccctgcctgtcctggttccctggagtgctgctggctgggggaggggggatgggaggagCTTGGGGCTCCCCCACAACCAGTGCTCCTGCACCTCACAGCATCTCGTCTAGGGAGGGGGTTGGGACTGGAGCAATGGGGAGCTTCAGTTGCTGGCCCTGTACCTGCAGCACCCACTGCTGGAAGAgactagggcagtggtccccaacactGTGTCCGCGGGTGCGCCCGCATACTGGCCAGCGGAcaagcatccgctgaaatgccacTGAAAAGCGGCCTCACCAATAGGTGTTGCCGCTGAAATACCGCTGAAAAGCAGCCTCACCAATAGGTgtcgccgctgaaatgctgctgatTTTAGTCAGCATTTTGGCAGCGACACCTCTTGACATTGCtgcttcttggcggcatttcggcagatgcttgtCTGCCGGCCACGGTCCTCGATGGCTCGTCGTCCAGCACCCGCCACCcagaaaagtttggggaccactggactaGGGTGAGTGGCTGGGAGCTCCCCTGATAGTTGTAACTTCTACAGCACCTGCTGCTGGAAGAGGCCAGGCCTGGAGTAGCTGTAGGTTCACTCAGTGTTTCTAAGCTGTtctctgcagtgcctcctgctgacaGATGCTGGGACTACAGCTGTTCTTTCCTTCTTGCTCCCTCCACCTTTGCTCGGTGAGTCTTTCCATCGAGCCTAACTCCCAGTGCCTTTCAGATGGTTGCAGATTCAGGTGCGTGGACCTCATCCCCAAGCAGCATCCTGTCGCGCCACATGTTGGAGGTGAGCACCACCCTTTGCCTTCTCCCCGTATCCAGAAGAGGGCATCACTGGGCACCGTGAGCATGGAACCATCCAATGCTCTGGAGCCATCAAGCTGCCTAGGCTGGAGGTCCCCTCTCCCTCACTCCCCTGAACATCCAGGGGTCCAGAGCCCAAACCAAAGGGCTTGCTGAGTTTCAGGCAGGGGCTGGTACATGGGACTGATGGATATGGTGGGGGAGTGTCCCAAGGGTGGGCAGGAGCTGGCATGGCCTGTGGGCAGAGGGCTCTTtcaggctgaaggtgctgtaggaaCGTGGAAGGGTTCCAGGACTGGCGGTCGATGGAGAATGGGCTTTGGTGGCCCCGAAGGAGTTTGGAGGCATGGAAGAGACTCCTTTGGCCCATCCCCCTGAGGCGGGGTTGGTGCAAAGACTTGTGGGAGAAGGGACCCGCTCTGCAGAGTCCTGTGCCCTGCTAGAGCTGAGCTGATCCTGTGGTGGAATTTGGGAGTTCTGTGGGGAGGACATATCCCCAGCTGTAGCACTCCTCGTGGGCTCGGGAAAGCCAGCCAGCCCTTGCCATGCTCTGGGGAGTGTATCGGCTCCACAATCCCTCTAGCAGCTCCAGAGCTGGAGGTGCCCGTGCGCAGAGCTttcccctacccccactccattGCGACTCCAAACCCCAGGGCTGGTTGGCTTTGTGGCCTACAGGCAGGTATATACAGCTGCTTTCCAAAGCAGGGATTGTCCAGCCATCCGCCCACCCAGGCTCACATGGGCCTGGCCTAGGGGTGACCCTGGGAATGTCGGCTCTGACTCACTGCTGATCCCTTTAGTCAgtgctcccagctccctgggaTTGTGGGGGACTCGAGGGCCCATCTCACCTGATTTGGGTCAGGCAGTGGTGACTGAAACCAGTCCTTGGGGCTGCCAGGGTTGTCACTCTCCCTCCAGCAGTGGCCCGGTATACCCTGGGGTACAGCAGAAAGGCTCTATCTTTGTCTCCCCTGTAGGACAAAGCCATTCTCCAGGCATTGGACAGGGGCCCCCCCATGTCGCATATGAACCTGGACTTCCTTGTCTCCCCAGCGCAGAGGGGGTACCTGGGCTCCCCTGGACTTAAGCGCCCAGATTTCAGAATGATGTCCCCGAAATCCTTCCCTCAGCGCTTTATGCGGCAGGTAAAGTGACTTCCTACCTTCTGCCCTTCATTCCCCTGCTCCTGCGTCCCTGCTACTCCTCTGTTGGTCCCCTCTGCCCTGTGTCACTTTGGGGTCACTCTGCCCCATGCTCTGGGCCATCCCTCACAGCAGTGCAGCTCCAACAGTGTCTGTCTTGCATGTGCTATTTACACCATTGATGCTGAATGCTGCCAGGCAagctgcagggcagggcctgACACTGGCCCAGTCAGTtagcctgctgcagccctgcttccagtatcggaggggtagccgtgttagtctgtattcacaaaaacaacgaggagtccggtggcaccttaaagactagcagatttatttgggcataagctttcgtgggtaaaaacacacttcttcagatgcatctttaaggtgccactggactcctgcTTCCAGTAACATTCCTGTCTCCTGTCCTGCAGCAGTCTCCCATGATGCCCCGCTCCATGGGCTCCCCTCGACCGTACACGCCGTCCCGCAGAGCCTCACCTCTCTTCACCCCCAATCAGGTAACACCCCAAGCTGCttcttccctcccagcccagggcctctcAGGAAGCTTTGGCCATTCCAATCTGCACCCGTACATGCGTCACCGGAGCTGATCAGCCCATCTCCCAATGTGGCAGCGCCAGGGAGTTTGAGGAAGGTGTCACGGCGTATTGACCTGGCTGCTAGCACAGCtctatggtggggggagggagggcatttCTTCTGAGCAAGCCCTAGCCCAAGGAATCTTTCTTCCCTGAAATGGCAGGATCAGCACTTGTAACTTCATCCTGGTCAGTGTCACTGCAGGTGCTGCTGTCTGGTCCTTCTTAGTAACTTACTAAGCTGTTCTCCTCCAGCAGGCAGTTCCACAGGTGGTTACATAAAGAATCACTTCCTTCATCCATCTCAAATGCTCTGTCTTTTAATCCCAAGTGCCCTTTTCTGTTGTCTCCTGGGGAAAGGAAATAGTCCCCTGCAGAGGTGTTCTCTTACAgacctctcttctcttctttccaaACTGCATAGCCATCCTCAATGTCTCCTCCTCTGggatcctgcccccacccctgacaTGTTATCGCTCTTGAGGATGTTCTCTTGGAGCCATACCCCTTGTCCCCTGTGCCTCCTCAGTCCTGCTGCCCCCTGTTGGATGAGGTGGGCAGCACCAAGTACAGTACATAGGGGAGGAGCTAGAGGGTGGCCTGGGGCATATTGTGTGGAGAGTTTGCTCTAGGCCTCAGCCAAAGCCCCACCTTCAGTTCCAGGCATCATGCTTCGGAAAAGACCAACAGGTAGAGTTACCATATTGCAATAttggaaaaagaggacactccaaggggcccagGCTCCGTCCCTTCCCCGGCCCTGCCCAactcgccccctccccaaagtccccgccccaacgccgccccctcccctgagcacaccacattccccctcctcccctcccctgaatgctccgcccccctgctcctccccctcccctgcttcccgcgaatcaaatgttcgccggaagcctgaaacaggcaggcagcaggtaagctggggcagtggggtggggggaggggaggaggcatggcccagtctggcccccctggccgagcggctccctctggcgcccagccctggcccagcacccccggcggctccggccccggctcTAGCGACTCCAGCTAGGCTCcggccccggtcccagcggctccggcccagctcggctcaggtcctggccctggccgagcggcacCAGCCggtggccgagcacccctgggcccagcggctccggccccagtggctccagcccagacccaagccccacgaccctggccggagctccggccggagcgcggcccaattcctgggggaattgggtcccgctcttgctaaagccggccctgatcgggggagttgttagttttgctgcagctACTCCACTCACATTCGGGGTCACCCGAGTGTCTTTTgcccgagtgcgagtggctgcagcaaaactaacagCTCCCCTGATCTGCGGGGGGCACAGAGGCGGTGGGCGGCATCCGAGtgcgcagccgcctcctcccgggctccggctgctgctgcgctggggaagttgcttcggccccggtgcgcggtggagagcggcgggagccgggaaagttggagcctggggaggaggcggtgcctccctattttcctggacatgccTCCCTAtattcctggacatgtccggctttttggaaattcctcccagatggggatttgaggaccaaaaagctggacatgtccaggaaaatccggacgtatggtaaccctaccaacaGGGAGGTTAGAGAACAGCatggacagggcaggcagggacataCTGAACCAGCAGCAGGACACAGGGCAGGGAAGAGTGTGTCTTTAGGAGCCATTCAGGGCCTGGAGCTGGGCCCCACATTGGGCACAGTTCCCCTAGTAGTATGGCCGGAAAGGGATCGGACCGGATCCCTGGAGCCCACTAATAGGTCACCTGACTCCTCCCTGGCGCTGGGGCAGCAGAGACCATCTTTGCTGGCTTGGCAGCATGATGCTGAAGTCCCAGCTGTGGTCTGTGTAATGGGGCTGAGGACAGGATCCCGCCGGGGCTTTGAGGAACAGCTGGGAGCAGGAATTTTCAGACCCAATGGGCAACTAGGGCAGTGTCTGTCAGTTAGTAGGGGGTGCTGTCCACATGACTGGCTGGAGATGGACCCGCAACAAAACTCCTCCAGCACTGGGCGCTTCCTGGCCATGCCTGGCAGTtgcgtgggggaggggtgaaggagcTCCATCCTGCCATGCAGCCTGTGCCGCTCTCATCAGCATGCAGCAGGGTGCAGAGGAGGAGGCAGCTCCACTACAGCATgcagagggacagggaggagcCAGCACCTCTGGCCATGGGGCATTCCACTCCTTCTCCTTAATGCCAGGTGAACGAAAGTGCCCCACATCCGTACTGGCCCTTCAAGGGATCCTGGGTTTCTTGGTTAGGGGAAGAGGGTGCTCCAGCTCTGGAAACCTAACCCTTCTCTCCTCTTTCAGAGCTCGGGGTATGTGTCTCCGACCCCCTTTAGGCCCATGTCACGCAACATCAGCACCCCAACGCAGCCCCTGGCCATGCACTTTGGCCCCATGTCTCCCTCTCTGGAGCCCCCTCTCTTCTTCAGTCCTCCAGCCGGCTGCCAGCTGAAGTTCAGGTATCGTGGCAGGGGGCAGGATCCCTGTGACCAAAGCATCCAGGGCTCCAGCCTGTCTGATCTCCCCACTgattgtggggcagggagggcggCTAACCCCACAAACTGGATTTGGGCCGAAGTCTGGTATTGAGGTTGGATTATATATCTGGTGCATGCTCTGaaatgggagctgggtgccagGGCCCCTACCAGAGCTGGGGCTAAGGAGGCATTGTGGCCTGTGAACCCCAAAATGATTTGAGGTTCAATGTTGCAGCCCTCCCACCTTATAGCTAAGGATCATGGGGGTGGGACTAGAACTGGTGCTACTGCTTCTTAATTAGTCAGCAGGCTGGCTGGGACATTCCCCTGGATCCTCCAGGAATGGGCCCAGGTTGcccacagggcagtggggggaagagacagggcaCCCCCCTGCAGGGCCCCTTGTAGATCCAGATGCAGAGCCCCCTGCTCTGGAAGGCAGTGGCCTGAGTCTGGCCTGGTGTCAGAGTGTCAGAGCCCGCCCCGCTTTGCCCCCACCCATCTTCATTGCCATATCCTCCATCAGCCCTTCTTGCTGCTGGCCTCATCCCTGCCACCTGTCTTTCATTGCAGTGTGCCCAGCCACATGACCCAGCTGCACCCTCAGCATCAGCGGATCCTGAATCAGCGGCAGCAGCGAGGGCAGgcgcagaggtgagctggggggcagggaggaaagagACTGGGGGCTCCTGTAAGGAGTTTGCGGGGCACAGCCGGCACATGGTGAGATTGGCACAAACCTAAGCCTGGCGCCCTGGTGCTCCTAGCTGTGTGGGTGCAGCTTGCTGACGGGGTCCAGATGTTTCACTCCAGGCTACTCCCTGCTCTCTCTAGGCTGCAGTGCCTTTCCAGGGCTTCCTCTGGAGTTTTCTCAGCTAGGGACCTGGGGGACAGCTGATCCCCTAGGAGATGGCACTAGGCTGTGAGTGCCATGCCCAGGGCAAGGAAGCTTGAGATGTCTCCCCCTAGATGTTTGTGCCTGTGTCCTGCTGTGAGTCTGGTTGTGTGTAGGGGGTCACGGAGCCCCAGGCTGGCCCACTGGGATCCCGGCCGGGGGTTGTGTATAGGGGGTCACAGAGCCCCAGGCTGGCTCACTGTGATCCTGGCCAGGGGTTGTGTATAGGGGGTCATGGtaagagagtgtgagtgtgagagactgaaaagcaaatgcaaactgctgtattctcaataaatgcggcatgttgccttctcccctataaaaaaaaaaaatcttgtgtacTTTGTTTAAGCATAACATCACGGAGCCCCAGACTGGCTCACTGTGATCCCAGCTGGGGGTTGTGTATAGGGGGTTACGGAGCCCCAAGCTGGTTCACTGTGCTCCATGGTCTGCGGCCGGCACAGAGCATAGCAGTGGCCTGAGCAGCTGTGACCCTGTGATTTGTCCCAGGCTCTGTGCACCTGCTGCCTGTAAAGGGGCACCTTGCCACTAATGTGGCACCAGTCGGGGTATCTGGCAGTGCCTGCTCTGGATTCCCCCTGCCTTTCAGGCCTCCACCCAGCTGGGGACATGCCCTGGTGCTGGGTAGCTCTCACTCCCTGGGGCCCTGGCGCTCCCCACATATCGGTTCCTCAGCCCCATGCTCCTCCCTCCATGTACATGGCTGGAAATACTCCCATTGGAGGTGTGTGGCCTGGCCTTCCCCAGGTTGGGCTGAGACCCAGGCAGATCTGCCGAGGCTGCTGGGTGGGTAGGGAGACTCGGGTGTGAGAAGTGGCTGGAGAGAGGGCCAGCTCTATGTGAGGGGGGCTCTGCCCAtgattcccccctctcccccccactggCACTGCCACCAGCTCAGCTCCAGGATGAAGGAGCTGACCCACCTGGGGAGAGGTCAGGAGGGGACtgggggctggcctgtgccaggtgTGCAGCACAGGCGCTGGAGGGGGAGCAGCCAGCAGAATCATCTCAACCAGAGGATCTTTCACCTCCTTGTGCTCAGTGCTCTCCCTCCCATCCCGGGGCCCCTTGTGCTCCCCACATATTGGTTCCTGTCTTGCTAGGCCTTCCCAGGGCCTGTGTAGTCCCCCTGCTACCACCCACATCTCCAGGCAGAAGCCTGATGTGAACCCTTTAATTGATGGGGGGGGGTTGgcccaatgggagcagctggttGCTGCAGATGCTGCCCCAGGTGGAGTCCCCAGGGAGTAACACTGGTGGGTGATTCCTGCCCTGCAGCATCTCCCCCAAGAAGGCATGGTCCCCGAAGGCGGATCCCTATTCTGGGCTCATGACACGCAAGGAGAAGGATTGGGTGATCAAGGTGCAGATGATGCAGCTGCAGAGTGAGAATCCTCACCTGGACGACTACTATTACCAggtgaagggggcgggggggggatccGATGCCTTCTCTCCCTAGAATGGGCAGAGACCTCCCTGGCTGCGTGGGGCTTGGGtttcccccacagccccagctgggcAGACCCCCACTATCCCCAGGCTGCTCCCCAGCTAGGTTGGTTCTGTCCCACAGGATCCATCGCTGCACAGCTCTGTCCCAgctgtggggtggaggagggtgctCGTGCCCTGTCCTGATGTTGGCCATCCCCGGAGCATGGGGCCTGATGAGGAGGATGCAGGGGGCAGCCAGGAGCCCTGGACTGAGGGCAGAGGCAGGAGAATTAGACTGGCCCCTCCTGGTGCAGAAACCCACTTGGGGCAGATGGACCAATTAAACTGCTTCTCCCCCCAGCAAGAGCCCCGGGGCTGATGTTGGACTGGGTGGAGCCCTTCCCCCTCTTTGGGCCACTGCAAGGGCATCAAAACCttttggggggggttgggggagggaggggaaagggcaaAAACGGAagtgccccctccctctccagggcTCGCTGCTCCAGTGGTGTGCCAGCTGCcctcttctggtgccacagcagcccctggtgggccaaaGATGTAATTGCAGCACCTCCTGGGCAGAATCTTATTCCGCAGGGAAGAAAAATCAGCAGCAGACATGAATCCAGCTCttatgtttcttttgttaaaaagtgtggggagggggccaAGGACCCCTAGTCCTCCGGTGCCAGTGGGCCACGGCTACTGCAGTGTGCTCAGCCCCATAGCAGGCCTGTGCCCAGCCTGCTGCCTCCTCTCACAGCTGCTTTGCCGTCCTTTCCTTCGCAGGCCTATTACCACAGGCTGGAGCGGAAGCAGGCAGAGGAGGAGCTGCTTGGGGGGCGCAACAAGCAGGAGCCCCCCAAGCTGGTCACACCGTACATTCAGAAGATGGAGATCTATGACTCTGGTAAGGATGAGGGGAAGGGCACTGCCTGAGGCAGGCAGAAGGGGCCCTGGGTAGGTTCTCAGCACGTCTGCCTCTCTTTCAGTGGTGCGGATTGCAGGCTCGCTGGGCCAGGTTGCCGTGTCCACATGTTACAGCCCCCGTAGGGCCATCGATGCCGTGCACCACGCCCTGCAGGAGGAGGTACGTATGAGGTGGCTGTGCTCCCCTGAACCTGCCCTGGCCCTCTGTGCAGCCACTCGGTGGGAGCTTTCTCATCTGCCTTAAAGCTTCCCGGAGGAGATTGGGACTCCTGCCCCCTTTTGTAGCTGCTCTGGCTAGTGAGGCTCCGGCAGCCGTCGCTCTGGATCTATCACTGGTGAGATCAGCCCAGCACTGGGGATAGGTCAAGTAGCCAGGTCAGGTGGGGTCAGCTCCTGGGCTTCATGCAGCTTGACAGGAGCCCTTTGAAGTGCTCCCCATGTGGGTTGCTCAGTGTCCTGCTGCTGTCACATCTGATCAAGCCTGGTAGTAGCTTGGGGACAGCACTGTGGCCTGGAGACTGCTGTGTTTTGTGGTGGTTGTAACTGGttgtcttc encodes:
- the PATL2 gene encoding protein PAT1 homolog 2 isoform X1, coding for MAESSEPSILEDYLLAEDAPLLEEMAEEDEEIDLYNEMTFGLDRDSMEEEVAKALAPPVKGPELSLVGKNEAAAMAEVAVEEEDEYKATEQPGLGAEEEQPMLEEMEEAGEESEAEPGAQHDDFADMEEEIGVDEEEEEEEEEEEEEEEEEGEEEEQHNEDNEEQNDLGDPAVMRAVHSKPTLESLDSAVLDSRIGSTWGEFEGDDLMVADSGAWTSSPSSILSRHMLEDKAILQALDRGPPMSHMNLDFLVSPAQRGYLGSPGLKRPDFRMMSPKSFPQRFMRQQSPMMPRSMGSPRPYTPSRRASPLFTPNQSSGYVSPTPFRPMSRNISTPTQPLAMHFGPMSPSLEPPLFFSPPAGCQLKFSVPSHMTQLHPQHQRILNQRQQRGQAQSISPKKAWSPKADPYSGLMTRKEKDWVIKVQMMQLQSENPHLDDYYYQAYYHRLERKQAEEELLGGRNKQEPPKLVTPYIQKMEIYDSVVRIAGSLGQVAVSTCYSPRRAIDAVHHALQEEAAGNQRLRALHRIEKMFLQLLEVEETQRKMSLLPEEQHPRFREKKSHEVGRIYQALKIRACNSEEEAEDEFLQVLCVRKGKKLTARLLPHLAREQAEEILVTITRHLPFLMRKDVLDESLPVLYGPLSEMVGRMTFSELIEVLQELTRPLAGSTELPLTMTFKNQFGISLLYALLSHGERLLSSDMPLEPHSGDFEKWTDTVFLVARELSQVPKTALVEPLFLPSNLLSLFCRYLDKQTIHRLEAKMECSPLPSEAAMPC
- the PATL2 gene encoding protein PAT1 homolog 2 isoform X2, producing the protein MEEEVAKALAPPVKGPELSLVGKNEAAAMAEVAVEEEDEYKATEQPGLGAEEEQPMLEEMEEAGEESEAEPGAQHDDFADMEEEIGVDEEEEEEEEEEEEEEEEEGEEEEQHNEDNEEQNDLGDPAVMRAVHSKPTLESLDSAVLDSRIGSTWGEFEGDDLMVADSGAWTSSPSSILSRHMLEDKAILQALDRGPPMSHMNLDFLVSPAQRGYLGSPGLKRPDFRMMSPKSFPQRFMRQQSPMMPRSMGSPRPYTPSRRASPLFTPNQSSGYVSPTPFRPMSRNISTPTQPLAMHFGPMSPSLEPPLFFSPPAGCQLKFSVPSHMTQLHPQHQRILNQRQQRGQAQSISPKKAWSPKADPYSGLMTRKEKDWVIKVQMMQLQSENPHLDDYYYQAYYHRLERKQAEEELLGGRNKQEPPKLVTPYIQKMEIYDSVVRIAGSLGQVAVSTCYSPRRAIDAVHHALQEEAAGNQRLRALHRIEKMFLQLLEVEETQRKMSLLPEEQHPRFREKKSHEVGRIYQALKIRACNSEEEAEDEFLQVLCVRKGKKLTARLLPHLAREQAEEILVTITRHLPFLMRKDVLDESLPVLYGPLSEMVGRMTFSELIEVLQELTRPLAGSTELPLTMTFKNQFGISLLYALLSHGERLLSSDMPLEPHSGDFEKWTDTVFLVARELSQVPKTALVEPLFLPSNLLSLFCRYLDKQTIHRLEAKMECSPLPSEAAMPC
- the PATL2 gene encoding protein PAT1 homolog 2 isoform X3; the protein is MLGLQLFFPSCSLHLCSVSLSIEPNSQCLSDGCRFRCVDLIPKQHPVAPHVGAQRGYLGSPGLKRPDFRMMSPKSFPQRFMRQQSPMMPRSMGSPRPYTPSRRASPLFTPNQSSGYVSPTPFRPMSRNISTPTQPLAMHFGPMSPSLEPPLFFSPPAGCQLKFSVPSHMTQLHPQHQRILNQRQQRGQAQSISPKKAWSPKADPYSGLMTRKEKDWVIKVQMMQLQSENPHLDDYYYQAYYHRLERKQAEEELLGGRNKQEPPKLVTPYIQKMEIYDSVVRIAGSLGQVAVSTCYSPRRAIDAVHHALQEEAAGNQRLRALHRIEKMFLQLLEVEETQRKMSLLPEEQHPRFREKKSHEVGRIYQALKIRACNSEEEAEDEFLQVLCVRKGKKLTARLLPHLAREQAEEILVTITRHLPFLMRKDVLDESLPVLYGPLSEMVGRMTFSELIEVLQELTRPLAGSTELPLTMTFKNQFGISLLYALLSHGERLLSSDMPLEPHSGDFEKWTDTVFLVARELSQVPKTALVEPLFLPSNLLSLFCRYLDKQTIHRLEAKMECSPLPSEAAMPC